The Longimicrobium sp. DNA window CCTCGCCTGCCCGGCGGGTGTCATGGCTCGTTTCCGCACCGCTCGCCCTGCTGCTCGGGGCCTGCACCGACAATCCACTTCCCCTGGAAGCACCCACCGACCCCGCCGCGGCGGTGAGCGTCGCACCGGCCACCCTGCGCACCGGCACGGGCGACCTGATCACCGGCGACGCGGCGACGTTCGCCGAGACGCTGAAGGAGATCGGGGCGGACGGCGAGATCATCGTATGGCTGAAGGAAACGGGCACGGCGCGCCCCTCTGCCGAGTTCCTGGCCAGCCTTCCGGGTTCGGCCAGGGAGGCCATCGCGCTCACCACCGAAGCGCCCGGGGTGCGGCGGCGCAACACGCTGGGGCCCAGCTCGGTCCGCGGCGCCTCGGCCGACGCGGTGCTGCGGGTGCTGGCCAAGGCCGGCGGGTTGGAGCTCCGCAAGATGGACGCGCTCCCGGCGCTTACGGGCCGCCTTCCGGAGAATGCGCGCACCGCCGCGGTGCAGCTCCTCCTGCGGCATCCGAACGTGGACTACGTGAGCGCCGCCCTCCCCACCCGCGTGAAGCTGCACGCCGGGCCGCTCGGCACCAATCCTATCGACGGCAAGCACACCGTGCACCGCATTCCCGAGGTTTGGGACCTCACGCGCGGCAGCGGGGCCAAGGTGGGCATCCTGGACAGCGGCTTCGCGCGCGAAGTGTACAGCGGCGCCTTCCACGATGACGGCCGCTTCTTCGGCAGCTACGGCATCCTGCCCCTGGGCTTCGTGGACGACGGGTGCAGCAGCTCCACCGCCAACCAGGGCAACTGCACGCCGTACGACGACCAGTGGTCGTCCAACGGCAACTACGCGCACGGGACGGCGCTCGCCGGCGTCGTAGGCCAGAACGACAACAACTACGGGTACGTGGGCATCGCCCCCATGGGCATCACGTACAGCATGAAGATCGCGTGGAACACGTACATCCACGGCAGCTGCGGCAACGGCTGGGACGACATCGGCAACGACAGCGCCTACTGC harbors:
- a CDS encoding S8/S53 family peptidase — protein: MSWLVSAPLALLLGACTDNPLPLEAPTDPAAAVSVAPATLRTGTGDLITGDAATFAETLKEIGADGEIIVWLKETGTARPSAEFLASLPGSAREAIALTTEAPGVRRRNTLGPSSVRGASADAVLRVLAKAGGLELRKMDALPALTGRLPENARTAAVQLLLRHPNVDYVSAALPTRVKLHAGPLGTNPIDGKHTVHRIPEVWDLTRGSGAKVGILDSGFAREVYSGAFHDDGRFFGSYGILPLGFVDDGCSSSTANQGNCTPYDDQWSSNGNYAHGTALAGVVGQNDNNYGYVGIAPMGITYSMKIAWNTYIHGSCGNGWDDIGNDSAYCIESDDFVRAVDYAAARRFHVLSMSFGGNQSSDVYRALATARNTYGVFLVAATGNTPGAAAIEPASFDVVMGIAGVDAAGNNLYSTAARDVSAFTDVASLAAICYKNYYCDAGSPGRQGGVGGTSAATAVVAGIVGLIRSYHPNETPAQIWERLVNTATGTNKVVDAYAAITYQRPLSVAISGPSTLAPYDYGTWSAARSGGTGPYTFTWYRDGVLVATGPSYSGYADDYSFELRVDAADANGATAQSWMYVSVQYPQEECGDPNQPRQICQVQ